One genomic region from Augochlora pura isolate Apur16 chromosome 7, APUR_v2.2.1, whole genome shotgun sequence encodes:
- the Rpb12 gene encoding DNA-directed RNA polymerases I, II, and III subunit Rpb12, with the protein MESSKSESTPKQAMVYICGECHHDNEIRPRDPIRCRECGYRIMYKKRTKRLVVFDAR; encoded by the exons ATGGAATCGAGTAAATCGGAATCAACGCCGAAGCAGGCCATGGTGTATATTTGCGGAG AATGCCACCACGATAATGAAATACGTCCCAGAGATCCAATCAGATGCAGGGAGTGTGGTTACAGAATTATGTACAAGAAACGCACGAAAAGAC TTGTCGTATTCGATGCACGATGA